A single genomic interval of Streptomyces sp. 1222.5 harbors:
- the dapA gene encoding 4-hydroxy-tetrahydrodipicolinate synthase codes for MAPTSTPQTPFGRVLTAMVTPFTADGALDLDGAQRLAAHLVDAGNDGLIINGTTGESPTTSDAEKADLVRAVLEAVGDRAHVVAGVGTNDTRHSIELAREAERIGAHGLLVVTPYYNKPPQEGLYRHFTTVADATGLPVMLYDIPGRSGVPINTETLVRLAEHPRIVANKDAKGDLGRAGWAIAQSGLAWYSGDDMLNLPLLSVGAVGFVSVVGHVVTPDLRALVEAYTSGDVVKATEIHQKLLPVYTGMFRTQGVMTTKAALALQGLPAGPLRAPMVECSPEEIAQLKIDLAAGGVQL; via the coding sequence ATGGCTCCGACCTCCACTCCGCAGACCCCCTTCGGGCGGGTCCTCACCGCCATGGTCACGCCCTTCACGGCGGACGGCGCACTCGACCTCGACGGCGCGCAGCGGCTCGCCGCCCACCTGGTGGACGCAGGCAACGACGGCCTGATCATCAACGGCACCACCGGCGAGTCCCCCACCACCAGCGACGCGGAGAAAGCGGACCTCGTACGAGCCGTCCTGGAGGCCGTCGGCGACCGCGCCCACGTGGTGGCCGGTGTCGGCACCAACGACACCCGCCACAGCATCGAGCTGGCGCGCGAGGCGGAGCGCATCGGAGCCCACGGCCTCCTGGTCGTCACGCCGTACTACAACAAGCCCCCGCAAGAGGGCCTGTACCGGCACTTCACCACCGTCGCCGACGCCACCGGCCTGCCGGTGATGCTGTACGACATCCCGGGCCGCAGCGGCGTCCCGATCAACACCGAGACGCTCGTCCGCCTCGCCGAGCACCCCCGGATCGTCGCCAACAAGGACGCCAAGGGCGACCTCGGCCGCGCCGGCTGGGCCATCGCCCAGTCCGGCCTCGCCTGGTACTCCGGCGACGACATGCTGAACCTGCCGCTGCTCTCCGTGGGCGCGGTCGGCTTCGTCTCGGTCGTCGGCCACGTCGTCACCCCGGACCTGCGCGCCCTCGTCGAGGCGTACACCTCGGGCGATGTCGTCAAGGCCACCGAGATCCACCAGAAGCTCCTCCCGGTCTACACCGGCATGTTCCGCACGCAGGGCGTCATGACGACGAAGGCCGCGCTCGCCCTCCAGGGCCTGCCGGCCGGACCCCTGCGGGCGCCCATGGTCGAGTGCTCGCCCGAGGAGATCGCACAGCTCAAGATCGATCTTGCCGCCGGCGGGGTACAGCTCTGA
- the thyX gene encoding FAD-dependent thymidylate synthase: MGRTPTPVTTESLTFRSDVTVELVKSSASDADVLFAARVSTAGEQSLDELKKDPERSKGLINYLMRDRHGSPFEHNSMTFFISAPIFVFREFMRHRVGWSYNEESGRYRELEPVFYVPDASRKLVQEGRPGKYVFVEGTPAQYEAVSGTLRDAYEQAYAAYQKMLAEGVAREVARAALPVGLFSSMYATCNARSLMHFLGLRTQHELAKVPSFPQREIEMVGEKMEAEWAKLMPLTYAAFNANGRVAP; this comes from the coding sequence ATGGGAAGGACCCCAACCCCCGTGACCACCGAGTCGCTCACGTTCCGCAGTGACGTCACCGTCGAGCTGGTGAAGTCCAGCGCGTCGGACGCCGACGTCCTCTTCGCCGCCCGCGTCTCCACCGCCGGCGAGCAGTCCCTGGACGAGCTGAAGAAGGACCCCGAGCGCTCCAAGGGCCTGATCAACTACCTGATGCGCGACCGGCACGGCAGCCCGTTCGAGCACAACTCGATGACCTTCTTCATCAGCGCCCCGATCTTCGTCTTCCGCGAGTTCATGCGGCACCGGGTCGGCTGGTCGTACAACGAGGAGTCCGGCCGCTACCGCGAGCTGGAGCCCGTCTTCTACGTCCCCGACGCCTCCCGCAAGCTCGTCCAGGAGGGCCGCCCGGGCAAGTACGTCTTCGTCGAGGGCACCCCCGCCCAGTACGAGGCGGTCAGCGGCACCCTGCGCGACGCGTACGAGCAGGCGTACGCGGCCTACCAGAAGATGCTCGCCGAGGGCGTCGCCCGCGAGGTCGCCCGCGCGGCGCTCCCCGTCGGCCTCTTCTCGTCGATGTACGCCACCTGCAACGCCCGCTCGCTGATGCACTTCCTCGGCCTGCGCACCCAGCACGAGCTGGCCAAGGTGCCGTCCTTCCCGCAGCGGGAGATCGAGATGGTCGGCGAGAAGATGGAGGCGGAGTGGGCGAAGCTCATGCCGCTGACCTACGCCGCCTTCAATGCGAACGGGCGTGTGGCCCCGTAA
- the dapB gene encoding 4-hydroxy-tetrahydrodipicolinate reductase, protein MSKLRVAVLGAKGRIGSEAVKAIEAAEDLELVGALGRGDKLETLAEAGAQVAVELTTPASVMGNLDFCVRHGIHAVVGTTGWTEDRLTQLKGWLAQSPQTGVLIAPNFSIGAVLTMKFAQIAAPYFESVEVVELHHPNKVDAPSGTATRTAQLIAEARRAAGTAPAPDATVTALDGARGASVDGVPVHAVRLRGLLAHQEVLLGGEGETLTVRHDSLHHSSFMPGILLGARRVVTTPGLTFGLENFLDLS, encoded by the coding sequence ATGAGCAAGCTGCGCGTGGCGGTCCTCGGTGCCAAGGGCCGGATCGGATCCGAGGCGGTCAAGGCGATCGAGGCCGCCGAGGACCTGGAACTGGTCGGCGCCCTCGGACGGGGCGACAAGCTGGAGACGCTGGCGGAGGCCGGCGCCCAGGTCGCCGTCGAACTCACCACCCCCGCCTCCGTCATGGGCAACCTCGACTTCTGCGTGCGCCACGGCATCCACGCGGTCGTCGGTACGACGGGCTGGACCGAGGACCGCCTCACGCAGCTGAAGGGCTGGCTCGCCCAGTCCCCGCAGACCGGTGTGCTCATCGCGCCCAACTTCTCCATCGGCGCCGTGCTGACGATGAAGTTCGCGCAGATCGCCGCGCCGTACTTCGAGTCGGTCGAGGTCGTCGAACTGCACCACCCGAACAAGGTGGACGCCCCCTCCGGCACCGCCACGCGCACCGCGCAGCTCATCGCCGAGGCGCGCCGGGCGGCCGGCACCGCCCCGGCGCCGGACGCCACGGTCACCGCGCTGGACGGCGCCCGCGGCGCCTCCGTCGACGGCGTCCCGGTGCACGCGGTCCGCCTGCGCGGCCTGCTGGCCCACCAGGAGGTGCTGCTCGGCGGCGAGGGCGAGACCCTCACCGTCCGCCACGACTCCCTGCACCACAGCAGCTTCATGCCGGGCATCCTGCTCGGCGCACGCCGTGTGGTGACCACTCCGGGCCTGACCTTCGGCCTGGAGAACTTCCTGGACCTGAGCTGA